CTATTGACACTTGTCAACATGTCATCGTTGCAACCATCGATCTCTATTTTGAGTCCCCGCGTCGGACCGACACGGCAGATCGTCGTCTTCAAAACCATTTCCAGGATACTTGCCCTGTCCCTACAACAATACGAAAAGCCCTCTTTGGACAGTGAACAGGGATCATCTTGGGATGACGAGTTTCAGGACGACAGTGAGGCGCTATGCACATTCCTCTTACAGATATGACGGTTAAAGGATAAGACCAGATCCCCGGTATTTAAAGTTCACCCTGAAGCCCTGCCAAGCCGGCTGCTGCCAGGAACTGGTTTCTGTCATTGGAGCAACATCTCGTCCGATTACGTCGAGGTAATTTCTTTAGAGTTAACTGCCGACTATCAGTCATGGGGGAAGACGAACTGTGGATTACATGACTGACTGCCGATACAACGATTGTTTGGACTTATATAACATCAAACGTCATCGTCGATTCATTGACTATTCAACGAGCaagcctcttcctcttctttcttttacttTTGGTGCCAGTCACAGTCTTTCTTTTCACAAGTTAAATATTCATTCTTTCGTTGCAGCGCAACCATGTCTCTCTTTAAGGCCGTGTTGACTACACTCTCGGTCTCCACTATCGTTTCTGCTGTCCCGTTGGTCGAACGCCAGGAGAATGTTACAGATCCCGCACCAGAGCCTGCTCCCGCTGCCCCCGATGTCGACTGTGCACCCAACTCTGCCACTGGCCTAAAGGCTGAGTGCTGGAAAGCATGTGAGTAGAAACGAAAAAGATGATGGGATATTGGTTGACATGGAGTAGTGGATATGGACAAGTACATCAAGGACTGGGTTGCCGAAAATGGTGATGCGGCTAACTGCGAGGCACTTGGTTTTGCACAATGTTTCCTCCAAGCCAATGTAAGTTTGGATACTAATACTGGCTTAACCTAGCTAATCCATTTTACAGGGTTTCACTGGTCTCACTTGCAACCTGATCACAAGCGATACTTGCCCACCTTTCAACACCAAGAGCGTTGAAAAGTACGAGTCTAACCAGCAATTCTACGTATGATGCCTTTCACTCCCTCCGACTATCACGCTAACTGAGCGCAGGCTCTCTGGAACATCTACACCGTCTACCAATTCTTCAACCAGTACTCCCAAGCTCTCAGCAATGGCGCATCCCTTGCTGGCCAAACAGTCGATGCTATCGTCGCCAAGGTTGCTCCTCCCGTCGAAGCCAACACGCCCCAGAACGAAGTCTTCAGTATCCTATCTTCCACCCTTGGAGTTGTATCCATATTCACTGGTCTTATTCCTGGAGATGCAGGTACCGGTGTTGGTCTAATCAGGGGTGGTCTTTCTGCTGCCTTGGACCTGGCTGGCAAGCTCGGCAAGCCTTTGAAGATCACTCAGAAAGCGAATGACCGCTTTATTCAGCTCGGTGATATTGGTTCCTCGTTGGCTAAGCTTGTTGAGACATACCAACAGAACCTTCTTGACAGTGTCAAGGAAATTCAGGGTGACCATGAACTATTCCTTGCCGCTTGCGCAGAAGGTGGTTTCTCTCAGCGAGTCACCACTTCGCTCACTATTCAAGCCAGCACTCTTTACCGACAGCTTCaac
This Fusarium poae strain DAOMC 252244 chromosome 3, whole genome shotgun sequence DNA region includes the following protein-coding sequences:
- a CDS encoding hypothetical protein (SECRETED:SignalP(1-19)) yields the protein MSLFKAVLTTLSVSTIVSAVPLVERQENVTDPAPEPAPAAPDVDCAPNSATGLKAECWKALDMDKYIKDWVAENGDAANCEALGFAQCFLQANGFTGLTCNLITSDTCPPFNTKSVEKYESNQQFYALWNIYTVYQFFNQYSQALSNGASLAGQTVDAIVAKVAPPVEANTPQNEVFSILSSTLGVVSIFTGLIPGDAGTGVGLIRGGLSAALDLAGKLGKPLKITQKANDRFIQLGDIGSSLAKLVETYQQNLLDSVKEIQGDHELFLAACAEGGFSQRVTTSLTIQASTLYRQLQLFILSSALKANGIVSSRSTGVIAMDVARDTGEISCDGLGAAGTCNQWFVDEEAKNTYALHNPNDWENTHIDLMVSIIDEGWADMAELFKIEDCAGKTPEFDPATLGITCLATHGFCEWDYSGATPSTTVKQFTNCDNDPNWGSLCSSFGEGKLVPESYLGPLLSKSEFFCKRR